One Babylonia areolata isolate BAREFJ2019XMU chromosome 27, ASM4173473v1, whole genome shotgun sequence DNA window includes the following coding sequences:
- the LOC143301049 gene encoding angiogenic factor with G patch and FHA domains 1-like — translation MAAISKWFPPVELKLSLTRAVIPPITTLRFEAFDVQKRSPALPPTNPPCIRVVVLKSDDLDAGTFFLVTYPGGTVGREKDAWLHIPGEEVSPKHAAIQYCSRQQCYTVQDLGSHTGTFLNHVRLAGVTPLRHGSTLRVGSTEMLLHIHQGLVTCDQCEPGQVMAALKLSKTSAAKRPLLQSQEVKKNRTRRRQKAWRKACGFSSTESKEDVDRQIDVINRSLEVTGSWQPRLADRDVPSYRPLVQHTASVHTAISSSNKGSSMLHKMGWTPGKALGKKKRGLVEPINVKVRSVATAGLGSSTSVDLSLDQFMSVTMLNCLRTRQRYLAQDTDSDRTF, via the exons ATGGCTGCTATCTCTAAGTGGTTCCCACCTGTTGAGCTCAAGTTGAGTCTGACTAGAGCTGTGATTCCGCCAATCACAACTCTGCGATTTGAAGCATTTGACGTGCAGAAACGG tcTCCAGCACTGCCACCAACGAATCCTCCCTGCATCCGCGTGGTCGTTCTCAAGTCAGATGATCTTGACGCCGGGACGTTTTTCCTGGTAACGTACCCTGGCGGCACGGTGGGACGGGAGAAGGACGCGTGGCTCCACATCCCCGGTGAGGAGGTCAGCCCCAAGCACGCTGCCATCCAGTACTGCAGCCGGCAGCAGTGCTACACTGTGCAGGACTTGGGCAGCCACACCGGAACCTTCCTCAACCATGTCCGCCTGGCCGGGGTCACTCCACTACGCCACGGCAGCACGCTTCGCGTGGGCAGCACGGAGATGCTGCTCCACATTCACCAGGGCCTGGTCACCTGCGACCAGTGTGAACCCGGACAGGTGATGGCGGCACTCAAGCTGTCCAAGACCTCAGCTGCAAAACGacctctgctgcagtcccaggAGGTCAAGAAGAATAGGACCCGGCGACGGCAGAAGGCGTGGCGTAAGGCCTGCGGATTCTCCTCCACGGAAAGCAAGGAGGACGTGGACCGACAGATTGACGTCATCAACAGGTCCCTGGAGGTGACGGGCTCGTGGCAACCCAGGCTTGCTGACCGTGACGTGCCCAGTTATCGGCCCCTGGTGCAGCACACAGCCTCAGTGCACacagccatcagcagcagcaacaaaggcagcagcatgCTGCACAAGATGGGCTGGACACCAGGGAAGGCACTGGGCAAGAAGAAGCGAGGCCTGGTGGAGCCCATCAACGTCAAGGTCCGCTCTGTGGCCACAGCAGGACTGGGGTCCTCCACTTCAGTGGACCTGTCCCTGGACCAGTTCATGTCGGTCACAATGCTGAACTGCCTGAGGACCCGACAGCGCTACCTGGCTCAGGACACGGACAGCGACAGGACCTTCTGA
- the LOC143301050 gene encoding angiogenic factor with G patch and FHA domains 1-like produces the protein MAAISKWFPPVELKLSLTRAVIPPITTLRFEAFDVQKRSPALPPTNPPCIRVVVLKSDDLDAGTFFLVTYPGGTVGWEKDAWLHIPGEEVSPKHAAIQYCSQQQCYTVQDLGSHTGTFLNHVRLAGVTPLRHGSTLRVGSTEMLLHIHQGLVTCDQCEPGQVMAALKLSKTSAAKRPLLQSQEVKKNRTRRRQKAWRKACGFSSTESKEDVDRQIDVINRSLEVTGSWQPRLADRDVPSYRPLVQHTASVHTAISSSNKGSSMLHKMGWTPGKALGKKKRGLVEPINVKVRSVATAGLGSSSSVDLSLDQFMSVTMLNCLRTRQRYLAGDTDSYRTF, from the exons ATGGCTGCTATCTCTAAGTGGTTCCCACCTGTTGAGCTCAAGTTGAGTCTGACTAGAGCTGTGATTCCGCCAATCACAACTCTGCGATTTGAAGCATTTGACGTGCAGAAACGG tcTCCAGCACTGCCACCCACGAATCCTCCCTGCATCCGCGTGGTCGTTCTCAAGTCAGATGATCTTGACGCCGGGACGTTTTTCCTGGTAACGTACCCTGGCGGCACGGTGGGATGGGAGAAGGACGCGTGGCTCCACATCCCCGGTGAGGAGGTCAGCCCCAAGCACGCTGCCATCCAGTACTGCAGCCAGCAGCAGTGCTACACTGTGCAGGACTTGGGCAGCCACACCGGAACCTTCCTCAACCATGTCCGCCTGGCCGGGGTCACTCCACTACGCCACGGCAGCACGCTTCGCGTGGGCAGCACGGAGATGCTGCTCCACATTCACCAGGGCCTGGTCACCTGCGACCAGTGTGAACCCGGACAGGTGATGGCGGCACTCAAGCTGTCCAAGACCTCAGCTGCAAAACGacctctgctgcagtcccaggAGGTCAAGAAGAATAGGACCCGGCGACGGCAGAAGGCGTGGCGTAAGGCCTGCGGATTCTCCTCCACGGAAAGCAAGGAGGACGTGGACCGACAGATTGACGTCATCAACAGGTCCCTGGAGGTGACGGGCTCGTGGCAACCCAGGCTTGCTGACCGTGACGTGCCCAGTTATCGGCCCCTGGTGCAGCACACAGCCTCAGTGCACacagccatcagcagcagcaacaaaggcagcagcatgCTGCACAAGATGGGCTGGACACCAGGGAAGGCACTGGGCAAGAAGAAGCGAGGCCTGGTGGAGCCCATCAACGTCAAGGTCCGCTCTGTGGCCACAGCCGGACTGGGGTCCTCCTCTTCAGTGGACCTGTCCCTGGACCAGTTCATGTCGGTCACCATGCTGAACTGCCTGAGGACCCGACAGCGCTACCTGGCTGGGGACACGGACAGCTACAGGACCTTCTGA